The genomic DNA GTGTCATCGCCATGAGCGCCTTAAGGCAGTGTCGCGAATTCAACGGAAATATCTGCATGCAGGACGCTCAAAATGGCTGTCCGGCGCGGCCGCAGCGAACGAGGACCCGAGGCGTACCCGCTGGGGTACGTTGAGGGTCTGAGTGATGTGAGAACAAAGCCGGCAGTCATTTTCAGCGTTCTGCTAATGCACGTAGTTGGGAATATTCATCAAAAGATTCGCCATGTATGTGGTCATGACGTTCAACATCCAGGGAAGAAAGAGCAACAACGCCGCAAAAAGCGCCACCACCTTCGGGACAAATGTGAGTGTGGCTTCGTTCAGTTGAGTCATCGCTTGGAATGCACTGACCGCCAGACCGATGAACAAGCTCAGTCCCAG from Nitrospira sp. includes the following:
- a CDS encoding Flagellar biosynthesis protein FliQ, whose protein sequence is MTPEMVTELGRQALETTLLVSSPILGLSLFIGLAVSAFQAMTQLNEATLTFVPKVVALFAALLLFLPWMLNVMTTYMANLLMNIPNYVH